In the genome of Bacteroidales bacterium, the window AACTTTTTTTGTTCGGTATAATTTTTTCCGTTCAGCTTAATTATATACATCCCTTTTGCCAATAAACTGACATTAATTTCATTTACCTCGCTATTCAATTTTTGTTGCAGTACGCATTCTCCAATCATATTGATTATTTGC includes:
- a CDS encoding T9SS type A sorting domain-containing protein, producing MNIITNEKNELIKIFPNPVNNILIINCEDIRETTMQIINMIGECVLQQKLNSEVNEINVSLLAKGMYIIKLNGKNYTEQKKLTKE